One Manihot esculenta cultivar AM560-2 chromosome 18, M.esculenta_v8, whole genome shotgun sequence genomic window carries:
- the LOC110607109 gene encoding probable protein phosphatase 2C 27 — translation MAAGMDFSPPFTVLEGGYSKVNASSMEHPNSENLDNVKQTANAKPPRNLSVMRHSMNAMRMLDAADLATDVGVVSKSPSDEKSNFLPVFRSGSCAEGGPKQYMEDEHVCIDNLTEYLGAPSNFPSPGAFYGVFDGHGGTDAASFVRNNILTFITEDSHFPICMEKAIKSAFVKADYAFADDSELDISSGTTALTAIIFGRTLIVANAGDCRAVLGRRGRAIEMSKDHKPNCTSERLRIEKLGGVIYDGYLNGQLSVARALGDWHMKGPKGSACPLSAEPELQETNLTEEDEFLILGCDGLWDVMSSQCAVTIARKELMLHNDAERCSRELVREALKRSTCDNVTVIVVCFSLDPPPRIEIPQFRVRRSISSEGLNLLKGVLNSNS, via the exons ATGGCCGCTGGTATGGATTTTTCACCTCCGTTTACTGTATTAGAAGGTGGTTACAGTAAGGTCAATGCATCATCTATGGAACATCCGAACTCGGAAAATTTAGATAATGTTAAACAAACTGCAAATGCGAAACCTCCTCGGAACCTCTCGGTTATGCGGCATAGTATGAATGCCATGAGGATGCTGGATGCTGCTGATCTG GCAACGGATGTTGGGGTTGTCAGCAAGTCACCTTCTgatgaaaaatcaaattttcTACCTGTGTTCCGATCAGGGAGCTGTGCTGAAGGAGGACCTAAGCAATATATGGAGGATGAACATGTTTGTATAGATAATCTTACTGAATATCTTGGTGCACCATCCAACTTTCCCTCTCCTGGAGCCTTCTATGGG GTATTCGATGGACATGGAGGTACTGATGCAGCATCTTTTGTTAGAAATAATATTCTCACTTTCATAACTGAGGATTCTCATTTTCCAATTTGCATGGAGAAGGCAATTAAGAGTGCTTTTGTGAAAGCTGATTATGCATTTGCAGATGATAGTGAACTTGATATCTCCTCTGGCACCACTGCACTAACTGCCATTATCTTTGGACG GACCTTGATAGTTGCCAATGCTGGAGATTGTCGAGCAGTATTAGGAAGGCGAGGTAGAGCAATTGAGATGTCCAAAGACCATAAACCTAATTGCACATCTGAAAGGCTGAGGATTGAGAAACTAGGAGGAGTGATATATGATGGCTATCTTAATGGCCAATTATCTGTTGCACGTGCACTGGGAGACTGGCACATGAAGGGGCCCAAGGGTTCTGCATGCCCTTTAAGTGCAGAGCCAGAATTGCAAGAGACAAATCTAACTGAGGAGGATGAGTTTTTGATCCTGGGTTGTGATGGCCTGTGGGATGTAATGAGCAGCCAGTGCGCAGTGACAATTGCAAGGAAGGAACTAATGCTCCATAATGATGCTGAAAGATGCTCAAGAGAATTGGTCAGGGAGGCTCTAAAGCGCAGCACATGTGATAATGTAACGGTGATAGTGGTATGTTTCTCGCTAGACCCACCCCCTCGGATAGAGATCCCACAGTTTCGAGTTCGAAGAAGCATATCATCAGAAGGTCTGAATTTGCTCAAGGGTGTGCTGAATAGCAACTCATGA